The genomic interval CGAGGTCGTACGCCGCTACGGCGACGTGCCCGTCTGCCTGATCGGCACGGACATGGGCGGCCGCGCCGCCCTCCACGCGGCCGGGCACCCGGCGGTCACGTCCGTCCTCGCCCTCGCGCCCTGGCTGCCCGCGGGCGCCCCGTCCGCCGACGACGAGCCCGTACGTCAACTCGCGGGCCGCCGGGTGCTCCTGGTCCACGGCACGAACGACGAGCGCACGGATCCGGACCTGTCCTTCCGCCTCGCCGAACGGGCGAAGAAGGTCAACCGCGACGTCTGCCGCTTCGAAGTCCATTCGGACGGACACGCCTTGCACCAGCACCGGGCGGAAGTGCTGGCCCTGGCCGTGGACTTCGTCCGGGGCTCGCTCTTCGGCCATCCTTACGCGCGCCCGGTGACGGACGCGCTGGCGGCGCCGCCGCCGCTGGGCCTGCGCATGCCGCTGGCCTCCGGCTTCGGGGCGTCATTGGGGTACTGACCCCGGCCTCCGCGATCGCCGGACGGGCTGATTTCAGCCCGTCCGGCGATTGAGGACACCGCGCGTCAGCGCGGAAGGGGGCCCGGGGGCGCAGCCCCCGGTTACGGGAAGGGGTGGGGAGGGGAAAAAGCCCGCCCGGCACGGGCTACCGCGGCAGCAACTGCCCCCGCCGCGACAGCAGGAACTTCTTGAACGCCGCCACCGGCGCCGTGTCCGGATGCCCGTCCAGCCACGCCACCCCGATCTCACGGAACGCCCGCGGCGCCGTCACCGTCAGCTCCACCACCCCCGGCCGCGGCACCGCCGGCGGCGGCAGCAGGCCGACGCCGAGCCCCGCCGCGACCAGGCCGCGCAGCGTCTCCGGGTCCTCGCCCTCGAAGGCGACCTTCGGCGTGAAGCCCGCCTCCGCGCAGAGCGCGTCGGTGATGCGGCGCAGTCCGTAGCCCGGCTCCAGGGTCACGAAGAGCTCCGTCGCCGCCTCCGCGAGCCGGACCCGCTTGCGGCTCGCCAGCGGGTGGTCCTCGGGGACGACGAGGCGGAGCTTCTGCTCGTCCAGCCGCCGGGCCGCGAGGTCCGGCGCGTCGGGCAGCGGCGAGGTCAGGCACAGGTCCAGGTCGCCGTACCGCAGCCGCTCCAGCATCGCCTCGCCGTACCCCTGCACCAGCTGGAACCGCACGCGCGGGTGGTCGGCCCGGAAGGCGCGGATCAGCTCGGGTACGGTCTCGGAGCCGAGGGTGTGCAGGAAGCCGAAGGCGACCTTGCCGCTGGTCGGGTCGGCGTCCGCCTGTACGGACTCGGCGGCGCGGTCGACGTCCGACAGCGCCTTCTCGACCGACGCCAGGAACGCCCGGCCCGCCGCCGTGAGCGAGACCGTCCGCCCGTGCCGGGCGAACAGCGCCACCCCCAGGTCCTTCTCGATCCGGACCATCGACCGGCTCAGCGTCGACTGCGGCATCTGCAACTGCTGGGCGGCCCGCGTAACGTGCTCGTGCCGGGCCACGGCGACGAACTGCGCCAGCCGCGGTGTGAGCGTGGCCGCCCACGAATCCGCCTTGATGTCGGGAGTGTCAGGTGTTACCGACTTGTCAAAATTCCGAGTCACGCTTTCGTTGCCACTTGGTGACAGAGACGGCCCTGGCCTGCGGTCATGCTGCATGGGATCGATTATCGCGTTTTTGTGCATTGGACGCATGAGCGGTACATGCATACGGTCGGGACATGCCTCCTGCCGATACCAGGGCATCCGTCGTCACCATGCGTTCGGGTGCCTCTGCCCTGTCGTCCCTCACCTCTCCCTCCTCCTCGGCCGATGACAACAAGCTGGTGCCCGGCGGGCCCGGCTACCGCCGTACGAGCT from Streptomyces albireticuli carries:
- a CDS encoding alpha/beta hydrolase — encoded protein: MSQQAMPQRDPGGPGSGAARLGKALGAGHSVHGVALLLPGGRAAGTRRPSALTTAGQRPLARRLARAAGPEGLVTHVVRYRCRGWNGAAADPVRDAEWAADEVVRRYGDVPVCLIGTDMGGRAALHAAGHPAVTSVLALAPWLPAGAPSADDEPVRQLAGRRVLLVHGTNDERTDPDLSFRLAERAKKVNRDVCRFEVHSDGHALHQHRAEVLALAVDFVRGSLFGHPYARPVTDALAAPPPLGLRMPLASGFGASLGY
- a CDS encoding LysR family transcriptional regulator; this translates as MQHDRRPGPSLSPSGNESVTRNFDKSVTPDTPDIKADSWAATLTPRLAQFVAVARHEHVTRAAQQLQMPQSTLSRSMVRIEKDLGVALFARHGRTVSLTAAGRAFLASVEKALSDVDRAAESVQADADPTSGKVAFGFLHTLGSETVPELIRAFRADHPRVRFQLVQGYGEAMLERLRYGDLDLCLTSPLPDAPDLAARRLDEQKLRLVVPEDHPLASRKRVRLAEAATELFVTLEPGYGLRRITDALCAEAGFTPKVAFEGEDPETLRGLVAAGLGVGLLPPPAVPRPGVVELTVTAPRAFREIGVAWLDGHPDTAPVAAFKKFLLSRRGQLLPR